The following nucleotide sequence is from Psychroflexus torquis ATCC 700755.
GGCTCTTTTTAGTAGCTAATGTATTGCAACTGATTGTTTTTGATGCTCTCGGTATTCCTTATTACGTGACGGTGAGTATCACTATTTTATTGATATGGCTTTATACGTTTAGAAGTGGAATCAAAACTATTGTCTGGACAGATACCTTGCAAACCCTATTTATGCTTATAGCGCTAGGGTTTTCTATATATTATATTTCTGATGCTCTGGAAATTAAAAGTCTTTGGGGCTATTTAGAGACTCATAATAATTTTCAAATCTTCTTTTTTGAGGATTATAAAAGTTCAGATTTCTTTTTTAAGCAATTTATTTCAGGAATGTTCATCGCTATTGTGATGACTGGACTTGACCAAGATATGATGCAAAAAAACTTGACGTGCAGGACACTCAAGGATGCTCAAAAAAATATCTTTTGGTTTACTTTAGTTTTGACTGTTGTCAACTTTTTATTTCTTCTTTTAGGTCTGCTATTAACAGATTTCGCAGATGTTGCCGGAATTAATGAAATCAAAGATGATTTATTTCCAGCTATTGCCACCTCTGGTGTCTTGGGAATTAGCGTAGCTATTACCTTTATTCTCGGGCTTATCGCAGCGGCTTATTCAAGTGCAGATAGTGCGTTAACCTCATTAACGACCTCTATTAGTATAGATATTTTAGATATTCAAAAGCGATATTCTGAAGCTTCACAAATCAAAGTTCGTCAATACATTCATATTATCATTTCTTTAGTTCTTATAGCGGTTATGATGATTTTTAAATATGCTGTAGCAGACAAAAGCGTAATTAACAAGTTATTCGAATTTGCGGGGTATACCTATGGCCCTCTTTTGGGATTATATGCTTTTGGTCTTTTCACAAGATGGAACGTAAAGGATAAATGGGTTCCTGTTATTGCTATACTATCTCCAGTTTTATCTTATGTTATCAGTCAGCTCAGTTTTACTTATCTTAAGTTTGAATTTGGCTTTTTCATACTGATTTTGAATGGGCTTTTAACTTTTCTAGGTTTACTATTGATTCGTCGCCAAAAGAACCAAGGTGCAAACTTCTAAAGCATCAATATCAGAAGCTTTCAATTTCTTTTCAACTCTAGATTCTCTGTGTCGGGATTAAAGATGACACGCTCTGGTTTAAGCTGGTGTAAATAGTCTTCGTACTCTTTTTGTAAACTCGTGTTGATGTCTAAAGTTACTGTATGAATATCGGTTCCCTTTTGTGGTTTATACCAATTTAGACCTATAATGTCGCAATAAGTCGTTTTACCGATACGAATTCGGCATAGGTTTTTTTCGCCTGTATTTTTAATTTCAATTAATCAAAAAACCTGTGCTGAGCTACGTCGTAGTATAATTTAATTTATTCATACGGCATTATAAATGTAATTTGGTATTAGTTACAATCTCCACGACACTACCCCGACCTTTTCGCTTTCCAACAGCTGTCAATTATGTTCCTTCTCCAACAAGGCGAGTATCGCTCTATTAGCATATCGACTACTTTTTTTTGAAGCTTCAATCACTAGAGTTTTGTAAGTTACTTTAATCAAAATTTTGTTTAAAATTATCAGCTTTTGATTACTATTTTGTTAAAGTCTGTTAATAACTGTAACAAACCTTATCTTTTTGCGTTATATAATTAAGTATTATTATTTGGATTAGTCTCTGATAAAGCTTGTTTGATAAAAGGTGATTTAAAAAATCATCTTTTATTACTTTAAAACAACTTGGTCCCCTTTTTTTATAGTGAGTTGGTTGACTTGGCCAGCATTTAATTCCAAAACAAACATTGAAGGAATTTCCGATGAAATATAGTCTTCTGAAAGTGGTTTAGTATCCAAATTAAAATCAACAATTTCTAATTCTGAATTGAGATAAATCAAATCTAAAGGGATAAACGTATTTTTCATATAGAACGTTTGTCGCTTTCTTTGATCCTCATATATAAAAAGCATTCCTCGATTAGTCTTCATTTGCTTTCTATGCATTAAGCCAGTTTCCTTCTGGTAATCGCTTTTAGCTAATTCAATTTCAAAAGTGAAAGGGAGAGTATCCATATCCTTTACGAATTTGAGCAATGTATCTTTTCTGAAAGAAAATGCTTGAGTAAGATCAGTTTCCTTATTTTTATCTGTCTGGCAGGAGAACAAGGCACCTATGATATTCAAGGCCACTAAAATTTTAAGCTTTTGCATTAGACCTTGAAGAAAAATAAATAATCCCTAAGCCAATTAAAATCATAGGTAAACTCAGGAGTTGTCCAGTGTTGAATATCCAATCGGCACGATCTGCAACCTGAGGCTCTTTGACGTATTCTACAATAAAACGGATGGTCCATAAACTTGCAAAAAAGACTCCAAAAAGAATTCCTTTTTTTTGTTTCAAGTTAGTTTTCCAAAAGAGGAAAGATAAGACGGCAAATAAAATAAAATAACAAATGGACTCATACAGCTGAGCTGGATGTCTTGGAAAACTTTCACCAAGCTGCACAAACACAACACCAAAATCGGAAGTAGTGGCTTTACCTACTATTTCTGAATTCAAAAAATTACCAACTCTTACAAAACCTGCTCCCAAGGATACGGGGACTACAATCCGGTCCAAAATCCAGAAAATAGGTTTTTGCATTACCTTTTTGCTGTAGAAATACATACCAATAGCAATTCCTATAGCAGCTCCGTGGCTTGCTAAACCTCTAAAGCCAGTTAATTCAATCTCGGGAACAAAGCTCACGGGTAGAAAAACAGATAAAGGGTCTTCTAGAAACAATTCGGGTTGATAAAAAATAACATGACCCAATCTAGCCCCAATTAAGGTGGAAAGTATGGTGTAAATGAGAAGCTTATCTAGCTTTTCTAAAGAAACCCCTTCTTTGAAGAATATCTTTTTCATGATATAAAACCCAGTCCCGAACGCAATGAGGAACATAAGGCTGTAATATCGAATCATAAAAAAACCTATATCTAGACCTAAAGACGGGTCCCACTGGATAGCATGGAGCATAATTCTGTTATTTAAAAAATGCTAATATAATTATAATTGAAACCTGAGAGGTTAATCTTGCTGTTTTTTGGGCTTTGGAACTGGATCATACCCAGAATCTCCCCAAGGATGGCATTTTGAAACGCGTATGATACTCAAGTATAAGCCTTTCAAGACACCATGTGTTCTAAAAGCTTGGAAAGCATAATGAGAACAAGTTGGTTGAAATCTACAACTAGGTCCTAAGAGTGGAGAAAGTATCCATTGGTAAGCTTTTATGAGTGCCAAAAATGGAAAAATTAATACTTTTCGCCACATCATCTTTAGGATTTGATCGTAAAGCTAGTCCCTTCCTTCTGGTCTTTTAACTCCACATCCATTTTTAATAATTTATCCCTTATTTTATCACTTGTTTCGAAGTCTTTATTAAGCCTAGCATGATTTCTCATCTGAATCATAAATTCAATAAGTTCTTTGAAATCATCTGTATTTGCCTCACTTTTCGAGGTGTCTTCCAAATCTTCGAGTCCCATCACTTCAAAGATGAAGTCATTCATGGTTTTCGACAATAGATCAAGACTCTCTCGACTCAATCTTTTATCGCCAGACTTTGCGAGATTAATTTGTTTGACTGCCTCAAATAAATGGGCAATAAGAATGGGACTATTAAAGTCATCATTCATCGCTTCATAGCACTTGTCCTTCCAGGTATTCACATTGAAATCTGAAGTTTTTGAAGCTTTTAAGACCTTTAGAGTGGATAGACTCTCCATCAGTTTTTGAAAGCCTTTTTCTGATGCAGATAATGCTTCATCAGAAAAATCAAGAATACTTCTATAATTGGCCTGAAGCATAAAAAACCTAATCACTGGTGCTGTATACGATTTGGAAAGTGTTTCATTGTCGCCAGTAAATAATTCTCGGGGTAAAATATTATTCCCCGTACTCTTAGACATCTTTTTACCGTTGAGGGTCAGCATATTAGCATGCATCCAGTAGTTTACGGGATCTTTACCCGTCGCTGCCTGACCCTGTGCAATCTCACATTCGTGATGTGGGAATTTGAGGTCCATGCCTCCACCATGAATATCAAATTCATCGCCTAGGTATTTAGAACTCATCACGGTACATTCTAGATGCCATCCAGGAAAACCAATACCCCATGGAGAGGGCCAACGCATGATGTGTTGAGGTTCTGCTTTTTTCCATAAGGCAAAGTCTTGAGGATTTTTCTTGTCAGATTGTCCCGCAAGTTCTCTGGTATTAGAAATAAGATCTTCAATTTTTCGGCCGCTTAATTTTCCGTAGTGATGTTTTTCGTTATATTTCAGGACATCAAAATACACATTACCATTAACTTGGTAAGCAAGTCCTTTGTCGATAATTGTTTTGATAGTTTCAATCTGTTCAATAATATGACCAGTAGCTGTAGGTTCAATACTAGGAGGTAGGTTGTTGAATTTTTCAAGAATTTGATGAAAATCAATACTGTATTTTTGAACCACTTCCATTGGTTCTAACTCCATCACTTTAGCTTTTTTAGCAATGCGGTCCTCTCCCTCTTCACCATCGTTTTCTAGGTGTCCCGCATCGGTGATATTACGGACGTAACGTATTTTATAACCTAGATGCTTTAAGTAACGAAACACCAAATCAAAAGAAATAAAGGTTCTACAATTCCCTAAGTGAACATTGCTGTATACCGTTGGTCCGCAAACGTACATGCCCACATAGCCTTTTGTGATAGGTTGGAAGTCCTCTTTTTCTCCTGTAATGGAATTATAAATCTTCAGGGATTGGTGCTCGTATAAAGCCATGTATTAAAATTTAGTATCTAATTTGATATAGCTGAGAAGTTCTTTCCTCACATCTTCATCTTTAAATTTCCCTCCATATTCACTAGTCACCGTACTGCTTTCAATGTCATTGATGCCTCGACTATTCACGCAAAGGTGCTTAGCATCTATAACGCAGGCTACATCTTCTGTCTCAAGAGCTTTTTGCAACTCTTTCACCACTTGCATGGTCAATCGTTCCTGAACTTGTGGGCGTTTAGCGTAATAATTCACAATTCTATTCATTTTTGAAAGACCAATGACCCTTCCGCTGGAAATATAAGCGACATGAGCCCTACCAATGATAGGGAGCAAATGGTGCTCACAAGTAGAATATACGGTAATGTTTTTCTCAACCAACATTTGACCATACTTATAGTTATTTTCAAACGTAGACACTTTAGGTTTTTTATGGGGACGCAAACCGCCAAAGGTTTCGTTTACATACATTTTAGCGACTCGGTTTGGAGTCCCCTGTAAACTGTCATCGGTCATATCCATACCTAAGGTTTCCATGATTTCATGAACATGGCCTTTTATTTTTTCAATCTTTTCATCATCACTCATGTCAAAAGCATCCTCTCTTATAGGATTTTCGTATGAGGTGGCTATGTGATTATCTCCTAGTTCTTCAGTTAGATCTTCTTTATTTTGATCGCTCATCTGTCTTGTATAATTAGAATTTGCAAAGATAGGTTTTTTGCCAAATTTCTTATCCCATAGGACTTATTTATCGGGGTTTTCGGCTATAAATTAACTAAGCTTTTGTAGTTTTTCTGAATTTGATTTAGATTAAAAATGAATTAAAGACTTCACTTTGTCTTTTGGAAGCAGTTGTCGACCTTTTAGAAAGTCGAGTTCAATGATGAAATTGACTTGTTTGATTTCTCCTCCAAGAGTTTCAATAAGTCGACAAGCTGCTGCTGCTGTTCCTCCTGTAGCTAATAAATCGTCGTGGAGTAAAATCTGCTCTCCTTTTTGAATAGCATCCTGATGAATCTCGATCGTGTCGCTGCCATATTCTAAGTCATAGGACTGAGAAATGGTTTTCGCCGGTAGTTTCCCAGGTTTACGAATAGGGACAAATCCTACGTCTAGCGCTTTGGCAATAAGCATCCCCAAGAGGAAACCTCGAGATTCTATGCCTACGACTTTATCGATAGGTTGACCTTCAAGGCCTTTTATGATTTCTGAAACGGCAAAAGAGCACGCAGTGGGGTCGAGGAGTAGGGGTGTGATGTCTTTATAAGAGATGCCTTCCTTAGGGAAATCTTCTATAGTTCTAATATAATTTTTAAGTTCCATGATATTTACTTTATAATGTTTGGTAAAAGTATAAAAATAAATATATTTGCAAACTCAAAACAGGCCACGTGGCGCAACTGAATAGCGCATCTGATTACGGCTCAGAAGGCTGCAGGTTTGAATCCTGCCGTGGTCACTTATTTACTACCTAAACCCCTCATAATGAGGGGTTTTTTATTTTATGTGGCGCCCGATTTAAAAACTTAATCTTTTCGTTAACCTCTCTCTTACCTTTTGCAAACGTTCAACATAAGGAATAATGGTTGGTGAATTTTTACATTCGATAATCAGAAAGTGGGATTCTATCATATTTTTTAAATCTAGAATTTTTTCTCCTGAATTTAATATCATCGTATTTTTAGAAAGATTCTTTCCTTCAAAATAATGCATGAGGTCCATTATCTCCTTTTGACTTATGTAAGAGGGTTCACTTTCCTCTTCTAAAGAAGTAACAAACAAATCCCATTCCTTAGCTTCTAGTTCAGGGTCGTATAAGTCAGAATTGAACTCTTTCCAATCCTTCTGGATCAAATAATCTGCTAAATCATTCCCATCGTTTCTCTCTTCTTCTGTGGATACATGTTCTAGGTAATCATATACTTTAAAGGTTGTATCTGTTAATCGTTCTTCAAAATCCTTTGCTCTATTCGACCAAAGATCAAAAGCCTTGCTTTCTTTGGATAAGTCTGGAAACAAAATAACATCTCTTCCTTCTAAGATCTTACACTTTTCAAATTTCAGACTTGAAAGATTATACACAGCTAACCAAATCAAGTCTGAAGGAGTTTTAGGTAAACCAAAATACAAAGCTCCGTATATAGCTGTTTTTGGAGCTTCAACTAAAGCTATAGGATTATTTTTAAAATCTTTGAGTAGATGTTCACCAAAAAGGCTACTTATAAATCTTTTTTAAGAGCTTCAAAATCCTTTAAAGAGAGAAGTGATGATAAATATGCTAAACCAGTTAAAACCACCTTAAATAAGGATAATCGAAGTGATTATTTTAAAAGATAGAAAGAGAAAAACCTGATTCAACTCTGAATGATTATTACAGGTCTAAAAAGAATTGAATCTATTTATTTTAAAATTAGTTGAGGATCCTTTTTGTATTTAGCCTGTAAACCCTACTAAAGATATCATAATGTCAGTTTAGGAAAGAATTATATTTTGGAACGGAATTTGTTAATTTATTTTAAAAGTCATTAATATTATAACTAACTTCTTGTCGATTAAATATCTTAAATAGTCATTACCTTTGATGGAATATTTACTGAACTAAGTAAGAAATTAGAACTGTAAGAGCAACAAATATTCCAACTCCAATTGTACAAAATGGATTAATTCAACAATCGTTGATTTGGTAAAAAATGTTTTTTATGTGGGAGTTGCTTTATAACATTATAAAAAATCTAAAATCCAAATTAAAAATGGAAACTTCAGAGAATACAAGTGATATAAATCAAAATGTTAAGAACTATTTGAATGATTATATTAAAATGGAAAATCCACAATACGCTGTAATGATTACAGGTAAATGGGGGTGTGGTAAAACATTTTTCGTCAAAGACGAACTCGAAACATGGATAAATAGAGATAAAATAAGTGATGATGAGTTAAAACGAAATCCTATTTATATAAGCGTTTATGGAATAAGCAATATCAAGCAACTTGTTCAAAAAATAAAAGAAAAAATTTCACCATTATTATATTCTAAAAGTGCTGAAATTCTAAAGAAAATTGGAGCAGGTATTATAAAAACTGCTATAAAAGTAGATTTTAATTCTAATGATGAAGGTACTTATTCTTTACAATCAGAGTTAGATTTAATAAGTATATTTAAAAGTAACGATGCAAATATAAAAGGCAAAAAGGTATTTATTTTTGATGATTTAGAACGTTCTGAAATTCCATTAAATCAATTATTTGGTTTTATTAATGAATTCGTTGAACACCATCAATGCAAAGTGATTTTGGTATGTGATGAAGAAAAACTGATTGATCAAAACTTGGCTAAATCTATAAAAGATAATCAGGAAGAGGAAAAAGAGGAAAAGACACCTTATAGATTAGCATACAAAGACTTCAAGGAAAAATTAGTAGGCCAAACCTTAAGTATAGAAGCTGATTATGAACTTGCTGTTGCAACTTTCATAGATAAGAAAGCAGATAAACAAAAGATTTTTTTTAATGAAAATATAGAACTGATTTTAAAAATTTTTAAAGCATCAAAAACTGATAACTTAAGAATTTTACGCCAATTTTTTTCTGATTTTGAGCGCTTCATACAACCTATTGATAATGAATATGGACGGGATAAAGAAATTAATAGTTTGAAGGTTCCTGTGATGGTTAACTTTCTAATCCTGTATTTGGAGTATAAGTCTGGAAATGATAAAGTTGAAGAACTTTCATCTTATATTGGTGTTATAGCAACTGGTTTTTATTTTTCTTTAATAGATAGAAAAGTACCAGATTATGAAATTAATTTTGATACTAATTACGGGCAAATTATCAGAAACTTTAATCTAAATCTCACTACAATTATCCCAGACTACCTAATATTCTCAGATTTCATAAATAAAGGTAAAAATGATTATCTAGACTCTGATGTAACAAAACTAGTTGAAGAGGTATTAAACAATAAAAAAGATGAAATACCAAGTTGGAGAAAACTATATAAATGGGGTAAACTTGACAATACAGAATTTACGAGTTTACTTGATTTAGAATTTAAAAAATTTGTAGAAGAGCAGATTGATAATATTGGAGTTTTAACTCACTTGTTCTACATATTTCATAATTTAAAAAAACATCAAATCTTTGATAAAGAAAATGATATTAATACGTCGTACATTAAAAATATTGAAATAATATTGAATAATTCGAATGATTTTGAACCTCAAATTAAAGAGTTTGCATTTAACTTAAATTATCAAAATCGTGATCTTGAAATAGATAATATTAAAGATGTAGAGGGAGTAATTAGAAAAGTTAATAAACTCATCAGTAAACACGAATTTAAAATAGTTCAAAAAAAAATAATAGAAATAGTAGAAAGTCTTTGTGATGGAAATATTGATAAACTAGAAGAAGATCTGCAAACTAGACAAGCCTTTGGAAGTAAAGTTTATTGGTCGCATAATATTTTTGATGGAGTTGATCCAGATAAACTTTACAACAAGTTTTTTTTGATAGGTATAGATAGTCAATTAAATTTTTTGGAAATGCTTAAACATAAACGTTATAAAAGCGCTGAATACATAGGAACTGAAAAAGAATTTCTACAAAACTTTAATATTAAATTAATTGAGCGATTAAAAGAAGTTGAGCTTGTTGAAAAAGTAAGACTTAAAAAATATGTAGAAATACTAAATGAAATTATTACACTTTAGATCATAAAGAAATTAGAAGGAAAAGAGTAATCTTTCTATAATAAAATTGATGGAGGCGTGATGACCAACAACCCTACTTAATTAGGTGATATTGAAACCTTAAAAGCTTTAGGTAAAATATTTAAAGATTTATAAACTCTATCTTTAGGTACTGGATATAAAAAATATACCGAAGGAGATTCTAAAAGGAAAAAATGATGATTATTTTATTGGATGCGTATGAATGGAAGAAAAACACAACAAAGAATCACAAATGTGAATCCATGAGCTTAGAATACTAGTGTTTCACATTAAAGTAGAAAAGAGTTGTTTTTTACCTCAGTTCTTTGTTAGCCTCTCTATTTATTTTTCATATCTATTATACCAATCACTTACAAAACAACAAAGTGAAAGTGCTTTTAAGCTATTCTTTTCCGTAATCAGTCGATTTTCCATGCATAACAGAGTGTCTGTTTAGGTTGCTAAAATATTTTGATTTATTAATCTTAATCGATGGAACATTTAAAGAACTATCGTCTTTTAAAATTTTCACAAAGCTTGGGTTTTTTTTATTGTCCAAGTGTTTATCTAAATTCTTTCTATTATGAAAAATCTTCCCATCTATAATTCCATCTCCTTGAGACAAAAATAAAATTGTAGAAGAATAGAACATATTAGACTTATGAGCTTTAAATGCCTCTTCAATTATGGATTTTCTATCTGAGTGTTTTGTAATTAACCGCTCTTCGATTTCTTGTAAATTATCTTTAAAGAAATTCATCAAAATAGTTTCTGCTTCTTCTGTTTTTCCTGATTTAATTAATTCAATTACTTCAGATATTTTTTTCATTTTCATCTGGGCAGAAATATACCAACCATAGTTTAATAATGTCCTAGTATTTTTCTCGATAGAATTATTTTTAATACCGAATACTTTTGATAGAATTGGCGTTATATCAACATTTTTTTCTAATT
It contains:
- the yidD gene encoding membrane protein insertion efficiency factor YidD; this encodes MWRKVLIFPFLALIKAYQWILSPLLGPSCRFQPTCSHYAFQAFRTHGVLKGLYLSIIRVSKCHPWGDSGYDPVPKPKKQQD
- a CDS encoding DUF6965 family protein; the protein is MSSLFGEHLLKDFKNNPIALVEAPKTAIYGALYFGLPKTPSDLIWLAVYNLSSLKFEKCKILEGRDVILFPDLSKESKAFDLWSNRAKDFEERLTDTTFKVYDYLEHVSTEEERNDGNDLADYLIQKDWKEFNSDLYDPELEAKEWDLFVTSLEEESEPSYISQKEIMDLMHYFEGKNLSKNTMILNSGEKILDLKNMIESHFLIIECKNSPTIIPYVERLQKVRERLTKRLSF
- the lgt gene encoding prolipoprotein diacylglyceryl transferase, with the protein product MLHAIQWDPSLGLDIGFFMIRYYSLMFLIAFGTGFYIMKKIFFKEGVSLEKLDKLLIYTILSTLIGARLGHVIFYQPELFLEDPLSVFLPVSFVPEIELTGFRGLASHGAAIGIAIGMYFYSKKVMQKPIFWILDRIVVPVSLGAGFVRVGNFLNSEIVGKATTSDFGVVFVQLGESFPRHPAQLYESICYFILFAVLSFLFWKTNLKQKKGILFGVFFASLWTIRFIVEYVKEPQVADRADWIFNTGQLLSLPMILIGLGIIYFSSRSNAKA
- a CDS encoding DUF192 domain-containing protein, which codes for MQKLKILVALNIIGALFSCQTDKNKETDLTQAFSFRKDTLLKFVKDMDTLPFTFEIELAKSDYQKETGLMHRKQMKTNRGMLFIYEDQRKRQTFYMKNTFIPLDLIYLNSELEIVDFNLDTKPLSEDYISSEIPSMFVLELNAGQVNQLTIKKGDQVVLK
- a CDS encoding sodium:solute symporter — its product is MQAYQILLLVLAYFIVLILISFLTNKSGNNSEFFQANKQSPWYLVAFGMIGASLSGVTFISIPGTVEFNSFSYFQVVLGYTIGYAVISLVLMPLYYRMNLTSIYTYLESRFGNYAYKTGASYFILSRIVGSSFRLFLVANVLQLIVFDALGIPYYVTVSITILLIWLYTFRSGIKTIVWTDTLQTLFMLIALGFSIYYISDALEIKSLWGYLETHNNFQIFFFEDYKSSDFFFKQFISGMFIAIVMTGLDQDMMQKNLTCRTLKDAQKNIFWFTLVLTVVNFLFLLLGLLLTDFADVAGINEIKDDLFPAIATSGVLGISVAITFILGLIAAAYSSADSALTSLTTSISIDILDIQKRYSEASQIKVRQYIHIIISLVLIAVMMIFKYAVADKSVINKLFEFAGYTYGPLLGLYAFGLFTRWNVKDKWVPVIAILSPVLSYVISQLSFTYLKFEFGFFILILNGLLTFLGLLLIRRQKNQGANF
- a CDS encoding P-loop NTPase fold protein, producing the protein METSENTSDINQNVKNYLNDYIKMENPQYAVMITGKWGCGKTFFVKDELETWINRDKISDDELKRNPIYISVYGISNIKQLVQKIKEKISPLLYSKSAEILKKIGAGIIKTAIKVDFNSNDEGTYSLQSELDLISIFKSNDANIKGKKVFIFDDLERSEIPLNQLFGFINEFVEHHQCKVILVCDEEKLIDQNLAKSIKDNQEEEKEEKTPYRLAYKDFKEKLVGQTLSIEADYELAVATFIDKKADKQKIFFNENIELILKIFKASKTDNLRILRQFFSDFERFIQPIDNEYGRDKEINSLKVPVMVNFLILYLEYKSGNDKVEELSSYIGVIATGFYFSLIDRKVPDYEINFDTNYGQIIRNFNLNLTTIIPDYLIFSDFINKGKNDYLDSDVTKLVEEVLNNKKDEIPSWRKLYKWGKLDNTEFTSLLDLEFKKFVEEQIDNIGVLTHLFYIFHNLKKHQIFDKENDINTSYIKNIEIILNNSNDFEPQIKEFAFNLNYQNRDLEIDNIKDVEGVIRKVNKLISKHEFKIVQKKIIEIVESLCDGNIDKLEEDLQTRQAFGSKVYWSHNIFDGVDPDKLYNKFFLIGIDSQLNFLEMLKHKRYKSAEYIGTEKEFLQNFNIKLIERLKEVELVEKVRLKKYVEILNEIITL
- a CDS encoding adenine phosphoribosyltransferase, whose product is MELKNYIRTIEDFPKEGISYKDITPLLLDPTACSFAVSEIIKGLEGQPIDKVVGIESRGFLLGMLIAKALDVGFVPIRKPGKLPAKTISQSYDLEYGSDTIEIHQDAIQKGEQILLHDDLLATGGTAAAACRLIETLGGEIKQVNFIIELDFLKGRQLLPKDKVKSLIHF
- the folE gene encoding GTP cyclohydrolase I FolE; the encoded protein is MSDQNKEDLTEELGDNHIATSYENPIREDAFDMSDDEKIEKIKGHVHEIMETLGMDMTDDSLQGTPNRVAKMYVNETFGGLRPHKKPKVSTFENNYKYGQMLVEKNITVYSTCEHHLLPIIGRAHVAYISSGRVIGLSKMNRIVNYYAKRPQVQERLTMQVVKELQKALETEDVACVIDAKHLCVNSRGINDIESSTVTSEYGGKFKDEDVRKELLSYIKLDTKF
- the cysS gene encoding cysteine--tRNA ligase, encoding MALYEHQSLKIYNSITGEKEDFQPITKGYVGMYVCGPTVYSNVHLGNCRTFISFDLVFRYLKHLGYKIRYVRNITDAGHLENDGEEGEDRIAKKAKVMELEPMEVVQKYSIDFHQILEKFNNLPPSIEPTATGHIIEQIETIKTIIDKGLAYQVNGNVYFDVLKYNEKHHYGKLSGRKIEDLISNTRELAGQSDKKNPQDFALWKKAEPQHIMRWPSPWGIGFPGWHLECTVMSSKYLGDEFDIHGGGMDLKFPHHECEIAQGQAATGKDPVNYWMHANMLTLNGKKMSKSTGNNILPRELFTGDNETLSKSYTAPVIRFFMLQANYRSILDFSDEALSASEKGFQKLMESLSTLKVLKASKTSDFNVNTWKDKCYEAMNDDFNSPILIAHLFEAVKQINLAKSGDKRLSRESLDLLSKTMNDFIFEVMGLEDLEDTSKSEANTDDFKELIEFMIQMRNHARLNKDFETSDKIRDKLLKMDVELKDQKEGTSFTIKS